Proteins encoded together in one Leishmania donovani BPK282A1 complete genome, chromosome 33 window:
- a CDS encoding elongation factor 1-gamma, putative has protein sequence MHLLYKKNANNAPAQKILAAAAYAGVEITAEPCDENKASTDADFLNFCDPCGEYPVLAPGDGSGVCVFGANAILRYVARMKNEGSVHPYGRTPFEASQVDMWIDFSSTEIDAANMPYIRMAYEKATSDAPADALDKVKAVLSALEEVLSVRTFLVGERLSIADVAVAFSIHLVYRCNRKHGQTLSKEYRAVYRHYNTVMRHPKVHAMMRKEGAALGPLRS, from the coding sequence ATGCATCTGCTCTACAAAAAGAACGCCAATAACGCTCCAGCGCAGAAGAttctcgcggcggcggcgtacgCGGGTGTGGAGATTACCGCGGAGCCGTGTGACGAGAACAAGGCCAGCACCGACGCTGACTTCCTCAACTTCTGCGACCCGTGTGGCGAGTACCCGGTGCTGGCGCCCGGTGACGGTTCTGGTGTCTGCGTGTTCGGTGCCAATGCAATCCTGCGCTACGTGGCGCGCATGAAGAATGAAGGCTCGGTGCACCCCTACGGTCGCACGCCGTTCGAGGCGAGTCAGGTGGACATGTGGATCGACTTTTCTAGCACGGAGATTGACGCGGCGAACATGCCGTACATCCGTATGGCGTACGAGAAGGCTACCAGCGACGCACCGGCGGACGCCCTCGATAAGGTGAAGGCTGTGCTTTCTGcactggaggaggtgctgagcgtgcgcaccttTCTCGTCGGTGAGCGCCTGTCCATCGCCGATGTGGCCGTCGCCTTCTCGATCCATTTGGTGTACCGTTGCAACCGCAAGCACGGCCAGACCCTCTCCAAGGAGTACCGCGCCGTGTACCGCCACTACAACACGGTGATGCGCCACCCCAAGGTTCACGCCATGATGCGCAAGGAGGGCGCAGCACTCGGGCCTCTGCGCAGCTAG
- a CDS encoding ribulose-5-phosphate 3-epimerase, putative, whose protein sequence is MTEFNRYNHEDKSTWLNAVEKPQAPLEAIIDPSILAADFCKLGDEVASVVSPAGGAAEWIHVDVMDGHMVPNISIGPGVVSSLRARFPNVFLDVHCMVSDPKQWVPSIAKAGGSGYTFHIEATNDSKDVAEYIRAHGMQVGVAVKPATNLTQELKDLIEGHYVDQVLVMTVEPGFGGQSFMHERLSFISELRRNYPHLNIGVDGGIGPSTAEQAADAGANILIAGTSVFRAGDRKAAIEELRASAKSGICKNSRIQRALPGTR, encoded by the coding sequence ATGACGGAGTTCAACCGCTACAACCACGAGGACAAGTCGACGTGGCTGAACGCCGTCGAGAAGCCGCAGGCGCCGCTGGAGGCCATCATCGACCCGTCCATTCTCGCGGCAGACTTCTGCAAGCTcggcgacgaggtggcgAGCGTCGTGTCACCGgcgggtggcgcagcggaaTGGATTCACGTTGACGTGATGGATGGGCACATGGTGCCGAACATTAGCATCGGCCCCGGCGTCGtctcctctctgcgcgcgcgctttcCGAATGTGTTTCTTGACGTTCACTGCATGGTGAGTGACCCTAAGCAGTGGGTCCCTTCCATAGCCAAGGCAGGCGGCTCCGGCTATACCTTCCACATTGAAGCAACGAATGACAGCAAGGATGTTGCGGAGTACATTCGCGCTCATGGAATGCAGGTCGGTGTGGCAGTGAAGCCGGCAACAAATCTCACCCAAGAGCTGAAGGATCTAATTGAGGGCCACTACGTGGATCAGGTGCTGGTCATGACTGTGGAGCCTGGATTTGGTGGCCAGTCTTTTATGCATGAGCGGCTTAGCTTCATCTCCGAGCTGCGTCGCAACTACCCACACCTAAACATTGGTGTTGATGGTGGCATTGGCCCCAGCACGGCGGAGCAGGcggccgacgccggcgccaacATCCTGATCGCCGGTACGTCGGTGTTCAGGGCCGGCGACCGCAAGGCGGccatcgaggagctgcgcgcctcGGCGAAGAGTGGCATCTGCAAGAACTCGAGGATTCAAAGGGCGCTACCAGGGACGAGGTAA